One region of Flavobacterium pisciphilum genomic DNA includes:
- the pncB gene encoding nicotinate phosphoribosyltransferase: MVTIFLKSILDNDFYKFTMQHAVIKLFPKAKVRYKFINRGKHTFPPGFAVLLRHSVEAMIKLQLTQEEKLYLKKHCPYLDPTYLDFLQGYTFDASEVEIEQVGSDLDITIEGFWYRTILWEVPLMALISELFYASQDLERIDDKAVQDITKNKIESYNALGATVLEFGTRRRHSYKVHTLVNETLAAFGQESFLGTSNVHLAMLNGMRPLGTHAHEWFMFHAAQYGFKVANVIGLENWTEVYGGDLGIALTDTYTTDVFFEQFDKKYSKLFDGVRHDSGDPIEFAKKIIAHYTKFGIDPKSKIIIFSDSLNLEKVKVISDFCRDKIKMAFGIGTNFTNDVGLPAMNMVIKLTETKPDFTHWEGVVKLSDEKNKNTGTPEMIALAKQVLGIKS; encoded by the coding sequence ATGGTAACAATTTTTTTGAAATCGATATTAGATAATGATTTCTATAAATTTACGATGCAGCATGCTGTGATTAAGTTATTTCCTAAAGCAAAAGTACGGTATAAGTTTATAAACAGAGGAAAACATACTTTTCCTCCAGGGTTTGCTGTTTTATTGCGTCACTCGGTTGAAGCAATGATAAAATTGCAATTAACTCAAGAAGAAAAATTATATTTAAAGAAGCATTGCCCTTATTTAGATCCTACCTATTTGGATTTTTTACAAGGTTATACTTTTGATGCTTCAGAGGTTGAAATAGAACAAGTTGGTTCAGATTTAGATATTACTATCGAAGGATTTTGGTATCGTACGATTTTATGGGAAGTCCCATTGATGGCTTTAATTTCGGAGCTTTTTTATGCTTCTCAGGATTTAGAAAGAATTGATGATAAAGCAGTTCAGGATATTACCAAGAATAAAATAGAAAGCTATAATGCATTGGGAGCTACAGTCTTAGAATTTGGTACAAGACGACGTCATTCTTATAAAGTGCATACATTGGTTAATGAAACACTTGCGGCTTTTGGTCAAGAAAGTTTTCTAGGTACAAGTAATGTGCATTTGGCAATGCTTAACGGTATGCGACCTTTGGGAACGCATGCGCATGAATGGTTTATGTTTCATGCAGCACAATATGGTTTTAAAGTAGCCAATGTAATTGGATTAGAAAATTGGACAGAAGTCTATGGAGGTGATTTAGGAATTGCTTTGACAGATACCTACACAACCGATGTGTTTTTTGAGCAATTTGATAAAAAATATTCTAAGCTTTTTGACGGAGTTCGTCATGATAGTGGAGATCCAATAGAATTTGCAAAAAAAATAATTGCACATTACACAAAATTTGGAATTGATCCTAAGTCAAAAATCATTATTTTCTCAGATTCATTAAATTTAGAAAAGGTAAAAGTCATCTCAGATTTTTGTAGAGACAAGATAAAAATGGCATTTGGAATCGGTACAAATTTCACCAATGATGTCGGTTTGCCTGCTATGAATATGGTTATTAAATTAACCGAAACAAAGCCAGATTTTACCCATTGGGAAGGAGTAGTAAAGCTTTCTGATGAAAAAAATAAAAATACGGGAACTCCCGAAATGATTGCTTTGGCAAAACAAGTTTTAGGAATTAAGTCTTAA
- a CDS encoding NADPH-dependent FMN reductase — MKIIAFAGSNSQHSINKKLVTYAANQFNNAEIEILDLNDFAMPLFSVDVEKEIGQHPKAKAFLQKLNEADVLVVSMAENNGNYSVAFKNVFDWSSRIEKDVFQHKPMLLMATSPGARGGASVLEIAQKLFPRYGSEIKASFSLPSFNANFDEEKGEISNKDLKEQLLTLINSNF; from the coding sequence ATGAAAATTATAGCTTTCGCAGGAAGTAATAGTCAGCACTCTATAAATAAAAAACTGGTAACATACGCTGCAAATCAATTTAATAATGCCGAAATAGAAATTTTGGATTTAAATGATTTTGCAATGCCGTTATTTAGTGTTGATGTCGAAAAAGAAATAGGACAACATCCAAAAGCAAAGGCTTTTCTTCAAAAACTTAATGAGGCAGATGTTTTGGTAGTGTCTATGGCAGAAAATAATGGGAATTATTCGGTTGCTTTCAAAAATGTTTTTGATTGGAGTTCACGAATAGAGAAAGATGTTTTTCAGCATAAACCAATGTTGTTAATGGCTACATCACCTGGAGCAAGAGGTGGAGCTTCGGTTTTAGAAATTGCTCAGAAATTGTTCCCACGTTATGGTTCAGAAATTAAAGCAAGCTTTTCATTGCCGAGTTTTAATGCTAATTTTGATGAAGAAAAAGGAGAAATCTCAAACAAAGACCTGAAAGAGCAATTATTGACTCTGATAAACTCAAATTTTTAA
- a CDS encoding GPW/gp25 family protein → MKYLKYPVNFKALTRGSQENFCKIEESIAYNIMMIITTSFGEIPETPNYGTIIWDLEFNQHIKKRDWEDLVRKSLFESITEFEKRLILGEVTISLDEIDDKELSSSIRRKAIVVVTGSIIESSIPFNFHTKLNISPISQ, encoded by the coding sequence ATGAAATATCTTAAATACCCCGTCAATTTTAAGGCCTTAACCCGCGGTTCACAAGAGAATTTTTGTAAGATAGAAGAATCGATTGCATATAATATTATGATGATAATTACAACCTCTTTTGGAGAAATTCCAGAGACTCCAAACTACGGAACTATTATCTGGGATTTAGAATTTAATCAACATATCAAGAAAAGAGATTGGGAAGATTTGGTCAGAAAATCACTATTTGAGTCCATAACTGAATTCGAAAAAAGATTAATTCTGGGAGAAGTCACTATTTCTTTAGACGAAATTGATGACAAAGAATTAAGTTCAAGCATCAGAAGAAAAGCAATTGTAGTTGTGACAGGTTCCATCATCGAAAGTTCAATCCCATTTAATTTTCATACAAAATTGAATATAAGCCCAATTTCTCAATAA
- a CDS encoding DUF5458 family protein: MATQTKEQKSQGSSSEQLLQESPSSKINLLNEYGGFAFLENVIDGLSNLNPTRKARKNIFLNDAQWESERTNLTNKIDLWLDLLKDNNSVESMIEVANAKATSADSTLNKNLKYALNVSRELETSYRSVALFYKNTESDKIKNVTILNADISQLKDLDNTLFFDYVSNELKQNFDRLDLRKNYSILSVPGYLGSNAVLDKWSKIAHENKSVLLTDFQDLETPDDVIDIFFNANHTGGDVHKSNTIMTCNYLLGRSKYDEVGEEENLYVPPSTSLAGKIYKTLMSQVVAGKKFGGLNEVESVRFDLKKSEISELEKMGLVPMVNEYSKIMAFSAKTLFNGDNLGLQTYSVVRVFDHITKVLFDFLNRRAFENWTTRTEADLRSQIIKFLDGIKGPTNLIEKFTVMKIEQDKTQKDRILLDIHITPYFPAKSFVIQLDGHKGDGPEEAVWHSDYKQV, from the coding sequence ATGGCTACCCAAACTAAAGAACAAAAAAGTCAAGGTTCATCAAGTGAACAATTGCTACAAGAATCTCCAAGTAGCAAAATAAATTTATTAAACGAATACGGAGGTTTTGCCTTCCTAGAAAACGTAATTGACGGATTATCAAACTTAAACCCTACTAGAAAAGCAAGAAAAAACATTTTTCTTAACGATGCACAATGGGAAAGTGAGAGAACAAACCTTACCAATAAAATTGATTTATGGTTAGATTTACTAAAAGACAACAATTCTGTTGAATCAATGATTGAAGTTGCTAATGCAAAAGCTACATCTGCAGATTCAACATTAAATAAAAACCTAAAATACGCTTTAAATGTTTCTAGAGAGTTGGAAACATCATACAGAAGTGTAGCTTTATTTTATAAAAACACTGAAAGCGACAAAATTAAAAACGTAACTATCTTAAATGCAGATATATCTCAATTAAAAGATTTAGATAATACTTTGTTTTTTGATTACGTATCTAATGAATTAAAACAAAATTTTGATAGATTAGATTTAAGAAAAAACTATTCTATTCTTTCAGTACCTGGTTATTTAGGCTCAAACGCTGTTTTAGATAAATGGTCTAAGATAGCACATGAGAATAAATCAGTTTTACTAACTGACTTTCAAGATCTTGAAACACCAGATGATGTTATAGATATTTTCTTTAATGCAAACCATACAGGTGGTGATGTTCATAAATCAAATACCATCATGACTTGTAACTATTTACTAGGAAGAAGTAAATATGATGAAGTAGGTGAAGAAGAAAATTTATATGTTCCACCATCAACTTCATTAGCTGGAAAAATATACAAAACTTTAATGTCTCAAGTTGTTGCAGGTAAAAAGTTTGGAGGTCTTAATGAAGTAGAAAGTGTTCGTTTTGATTTGAAAAAAAGCGAAATTTCTGAACTTGAAAAAATGGGTCTAGTACCAATGGTTAATGAATATAGCAAAATCATGGCTTTCTCTGCTAAAACATTATTTAACGGAGACAACTTAGGTTTACAAACATATTCAGTAGTTAGAGTATTTGACCACATTACAAAAGTACTTTTTGATTTCTTAAACAGAAGAGCTTTCGAAAACTGGACTACTAGAACAGAAGCTGATTTAAGAAGCCAAATTATTAAGTTTTTAGATGGAATTAAAGGTCCAACTAACCTTATTGAGAAGTTTACAGTAATGAAAATTGAACAAGATAAAACTCAAAAAGATAGAATTTTATTAGATATTCATATTACACCATATTTCCCTGCTAAAAGTTTCGTGATTCAATTAGACGGACACAAAGGAGACGGCCCAGAGGAAGCAGTTTGGCATAGTGATTACAAACAAGTATAA
- a CDS encoding DNA topoisomerase IV subunit B has translation MLEQNQYNEDNIRSLDWKEHIRMRPGMYIGKLGDGSSPDDGIYILLKEVLDNCIDEFVMGAGKTIEVTIRDKTVSVRDYGRGIPLGKVVDVVSKMNTGGKYDSKAFQKSVGLNGVGTKAVNALSNYFRVESVRDDKQKAAEFSAGNLVLEEDVIDTTKRKGTKVTFIPDEAIFKNYKFRLEYVIKMVKNYCYLNNGLTIIFNGEKYYSENGLRDLLEETISAEDLEYPIIHLKDTDIEIALTHSKTQYSEEYHSFVNGQNTTQGGTHLAAYREAVVKTIREFYNKNFEASDVRKSIVSAISIKVMEPVFESQTKTKLGSMDMGSDDGTPAVSVRTFVNDFVKTKLDNYLHKNPPTAEALLRKILQAERERKELSGIRKLATDRAKKANLHNKKLRDCRAHLPDTKNPRNLESTLFITEGDSASGSITKSRDVNTQAVFSLRGKPLNSYGMTKKIVYENEEFNLLQAALDIEDGLEKLRYNNIVIATDADVDGMHIRLLLITFFLQFFPELIKEGHLYILQTPLFRVRNKKETIYCYSEEERKDAIEKLKPKPEITRFKGLGEISPDEFKNFIGDTIRLDPIMMDKNTSIEQLLSFYMGKNTPDRQEFIIKNLKVELDTIEEA, from the coding sequence ATGCTAGAGCAAAATCAATATAACGAAGATAATATTCGATCACTCGATTGGAAAGAACATATTCGTATGCGTCCCGGAATGTATATTGGGAAACTAGGGGATGGATCTTCACCAGATGATGGTATTTATATTCTTTTAAAAGAGGTTTTAGATAACTGTATCGATGAGTTCGTTATGGGTGCAGGAAAAACTATTGAGGTGACTATCAGAGATAAAACAGTTTCTGTTCGTGATTACGGACGTGGAATTCCTCTTGGTAAAGTCGTCGATGTAGTTTCGAAAATGAATACTGGAGGAAAATATGACTCAAAAGCTTTCCAGAAATCAGTAGGTTTAAATGGAGTAGGAACCAAGGCAGTAAATGCACTTTCTAATTATTTTCGCGTAGAATCTGTTCGTGATGATAAGCAAAAAGCAGCTGAGTTTTCAGCAGGAAATTTGGTTCTTGAAGAAGATGTAATTGATACTACAAAGCGAAAAGGAACAAAAGTTACTTTTATTCCAGACGAAGCCATTTTTAAAAATTATAAATTCAGATTAGAATATGTAATTAAAATGGTTAAGAATTATTGTTACCTAAACAATGGGTTGACAATTATATTTAATGGTGAAAAGTATTATTCTGAAAATGGTCTTAGAGATTTATTGGAAGAAACAATAAGCGCTGAGGATTTAGAGTATCCAATTATCCATTTAAAAGATACAGATATTGAGATTGCTTTAACGCATAGTAAAACACAATATAGCGAGGAATATCACTCTTTTGTAAATGGTCAGAATACTACACAAGGAGGAACGCACTTAGCAGCATATAGAGAAGCAGTTGTAAAAACCATCAGAGAGTTTTACAACAAAAATTTCGAAGCATCAGATGTTCGTAAATCGATTGTAAGTGCGATTAGCATCAAGGTGATGGAACCAGTGTTTGAATCTCAGACTAAAACCAAATTAGGTTCGATGGATATGGGATCAGATGATGGAACACCAGCCGTATCTGTTCGTACTTTTGTAAATGATTTCGTGAAAACTAAATTAGATAACTATTTACATAAAAATCCTCCAACTGCAGAAGCATTACTTCGTAAAATCTTACAGGCGGAAAGAGAACGTAAAGAATTATCAGGAATTAGAAAATTAGCAACAGATCGTGCTAAGAAAGCTAATCTTCATAATAAAAAATTGAGAGATTGCCGTGCGCATCTTCCAGATACAAAGAATCCTAGAAACTTAGAAAGTACTTTGTTTATTACAGAGGGAGATTCGGCTTCGGGATCAATTACCAAGTCAAGAGATGTAAATACACAAGCAGTTTTTAGTTTGCGTGGAAAGCCTCTGAATTCATACGGAATGACAAAGAAAATTGTGTATGAAAACGAAGAGTTCAATTTACTGCAAGCCGCTTTAGATATTGAAGACGGATTAGAGAAACTGCGATATAATAATATTGTAATCGCAACCGATGCCGATGTCGATGGAATGCACATTCGTTTGTTGTTGATTACTTTTTTCTTGCAATTTTTTCCTGAATTAATAAAAGAAGGGCATTTATATATCTTGCAAACACCACTTTTTAGGGTCAGAAACAAGAAAGAAACCATCTATTGCTATTCAGAAGAAGAAAGAAAAGATGCTATTGAAAAATTAAAACCAAAACCAGAAATTACGCGATTTAAAGGTTTGGGAGAGATTTCACCAGATGAGTTCAAGAATTTTATTGGAGATACAATTCGTCTTGATCCTATTATGATGGATAAAAACACTTCGATTGAGCAATTATTATCATTCTATATGGGGAAAAATACTCCAGACAGACAGGAGTTTATTATCAAGAATTTGAAAGTAGAACTAGATACAATAGAAGAAGCTTAA
- a CDS encoding type VI secretion system contractile sheath small subunit, whose amino-acid sequence MSMFNYGIGGNEVKIDANESILEIPSNRTLLIQKLTNEQPVGPEAVYDLQTVEAVFENFKPNVDFEFTTEEGSDLNESMTFKNLGDFGAKSIKENSPFLNKLNTEKEQAYKIVRQLSSNRGLIKAIQDPAVKDAIIELLENAKKEINNNKQ is encoded by the coding sequence ATGAGCATGTTCAATTATGGCATTGGTGGTAATGAAGTAAAAATTGATGCCAACGAATCAATTTTAGAAATTCCTTCAAATAGAACGCTATTGATTCAAAAACTTACAAATGAGCAACCCGTGGGACCCGAAGCAGTATACGATTTACAAACTGTAGAGGCTGTCTTTGAAAACTTCAAACCTAACGTAGATTTCGAATTTACTACTGAGGAAGGCTCTGATTTGAATGAATCAATGACATTTAAAAATCTAGGTGATTTCGGTGCAAAATCAATTAAAGAGAATAGCCCTTTTTTAAATAAATTAAATACAGAAAAGGAGCAAGCTTATAAAATTGTAAGACAACTCTCAAGTAACAGAGGGCTAATTAAGGCTATTCAAGATCCAGCTGTTAAGGATGCGATCATAGAATTACTTGAAAATGCAAAAAAAGAAATCAATAACAACAAACAATAA
- a CDS encoding DNA gyrase/topoisomerase IV subunit A, producing the protein MKDEEDDNIIPDNEENNYDENNSIDENQEEEDSEEIIKVDAKHFEGQHFYENNEDSGDTITKVTGMYKDWFLDYASYVILERAVPAIEDGFKPVQRRIMHSLKELDDGRYNKVANVVGHTMQYHPHGDASIGDAMVQIGQKDLLIDCQGNWGNILTGDGAAASRYIEARLSKFALEVLYSPKITDWGVSYDGRRAEPNNLPVKFPLLLAQGAEGIAVGLSTKVLPHNFNELIDASIKILKGKSFTLYPDFMTQGIADISNYNDGMRGGRVRVRAKIAQLDKNTLVITQIPFSTNTTTLIDSILKANDKGKIKIKKIEDNTAADVEILIHLFPGVSPDKTIDALFAFTACETSVAPLGCVIEDNKPLFIGVSAMLKISTNRTVDLLRQELEIQLEELKNKWHFSTLEKIFIREEMYIDFKLYGDREGLYKYMYDRFEPFKKSFVREINDDDLQRLTQIPMIRITRFDSDKADDLIARLEDEMKEVEYNLDNLTDFAIAYFTKLKEKYGKGRERQTELRIFDDIEATKVVLRNTKLYVNREEGFIGTSLKKDEYLTDCSDIDDVIVFLRDGKMMITKVDAKTFVGKDIIHVAIFDKSDKRTIYNMMYRDGKSGPSYIKRFNVSGITRDKAYDLTNETAGSQVVYFSHNPNGEAEVITILLRQVGSIKKLKFDIDFAALAIKGRGSKGNLVTKYPIKKIELKEKGISTLLPRKVWYDDTVKRLNVDARGDLLGEFKPSDKILIISQTGKLKVIIPELSTHFDEDMIVLEKWKPKKPISAIYFDGEKERYFLKRFLVETENKEESFITDHPNSQLEIVSTDYRPVAQLVFTKVKGVQKDDLHIDVEDFIAVKGFKALGNQLTADKLKQVNLLDPLPFEEPVEEIPEKPELSEEDSVGTELDDDGQIGMVLE; encoded by the coding sequence ATGAAAGACGAAGAAGACGATAACATAATTCCAGATAACGAAGAAAATAATTATGACGAGAATAACTCTATTGATGAAAATCAAGAGGAGGAGGACTCTGAAGAAATTATTAAAGTAGATGCTAAGCACTTCGAAGGGCAGCATTTTTACGAAAATAACGAAGACAGCGGTGATACTATTACCAAAGTTACCGGGATGTACAAAGACTGGTTTTTGGATTATGCTTCGTACGTAATTCTGGAACGTGCTGTTCCTGCTATCGAAGATGGATTTAAACCCGTACAGCGTCGTATTATGCACTCTCTTAAAGAGTTGGATGATGGTCGTTATAATAAAGTTGCCAATGTAGTAGGGCACACCATGCAGTATCACCCACACGGGGATGCGAGTATTGGAGATGCAATGGTGCAAATTGGGCAAAAAGATTTATTAATAGATTGTCAAGGAAACTGGGGTAACATCTTAACAGGAGATGGTGCTGCAGCTTCGCGTTATATTGAAGCACGTTTATCTAAATTTGCTTTGGAGGTATTATATTCTCCAAAAATTACTGATTGGGGAGTTTCTTATGATGGACGTCGTGCAGAACCAAACAATCTTCCAGTAAAATTCCCATTGCTTTTGGCACAAGGAGCCGAAGGTATTGCGGTAGGACTTTCTACAAAAGTGTTGCCACATAACTTTAACGAGCTAATTGATGCTTCGATAAAGATTCTAAAAGGAAAATCGTTTACATTATATCCTGATTTTATGACTCAGGGTATTGCAGATATATCGAACTATAATGATGGAATGCGTGGCGGACGAGTTCGTGTGCGTGCCAAAATTGCTCAGTTGGATAAAAATACGCTAGTAATTACACAGATTCCATTTTCGACTAATACAACGACTTTAATTGATAGTATTTTGAAAGCCAATGATAAAGGCAAAATCAAAATCAAGAAAATTGAAGACAATACAGCCGCAGATGTAGAGATTTTAATACATCTTTTCCCAGGAGTATCGCCAGATAAAACAATCGATGCCTTGTTTGCTTTTACAGCCTGCGAAACTTCGGTAGCTCCTTTAGGATGTGTTATTGAAGATAATAAGCCATTGTTTATTGGAGTGTCAGCAATGCTGAAAATTTCAACAAACAGAACAGTCGATTTGCTTCGTCAAGAATTGGAAATCCAATTAGAGGAATTAAAAAACAAATGGCATTTTTCTACTTTAGAGAAAATCTTCATTCGTGAAGAAATGTATATTGATTTCAAATTGTATGGAGACAGAGAAGGATTATACAAATATATGTATGACCGATTTGAACCGTTCAAAAAATCATTTGTTAGAGAAATTAACGATGATGATTTGCAACGATTAACTCAGATTCCGATGATTCGTATTACTCGTTTCGATTCAGACAAAGCTGATGATCTTATCGCTAGGTTAGAAGATGAAATGAAGGAAGTTGAGTATAATTTAGACAACTTAACAGATTTTGCAATTGCGTATTTTACCAAGCTAAAAGAAAAGTATGGTAAAGGTCGTGAACGTCAGACAGAGTTGCGTATTTTTGATGATATTGAGGCTACTAAAGTAGTTTTAAGAAACACCAAATTGTATGTAAATAGGGAAGAAGGTTTTATTGGAACCAGCTTGAAAAAGGACGAATATTTAACCGATTGTTCGGATATTGATGATGTAATTGTGTTTTTACGAGATGGTAAAATGATGATTACAAAAGTTGATGCTAAGACATTTGTTGGTAAAGATATTATTCATGTTGCTATTTTTGATAAAAGTGATAAGCGTACGATTTATAATATGATGTATCGTGACGGAAAATCAGGGCCTTCGTATATAAAACGTTTTAATGTTTCGGGTATAACACGTGATAAAGCGTATGATTTAACCAATGAAACTGCAGGTTCGCAAGTAGTTTATTTTTCGCATAATCCAAATGGAGAAGCTGAGGTAATTACTATTTTACTGCGTCAGGTAGGAAGTATTAAGAAGCTAAAATTTGATATAGATTTTGCTGCTTTAGCTATAAAAGGTCGTGGATCTAAAGGAAATTTGGTAACGAAATATCCGATTAAGAAAATTGAACTTAAAGAAAAAGGTATTTCGACATTGTTACCACGAAAAGTTTGGTATGATGATACTGTAAAACGTTTAAATGTAGATGCTCGAGGTGATTTGTTAGGTGAATTTAAACCAAGTGATAAGATACTAATCATTAGCCAAACAGGAAAACTGAAAGTTATTATTCCAGAATTATCAACTCATTTTGATGAAGATATGATTGTTTTGGAAAAATGGAAGCCTAAAAAACCAATCTCGGCAATTTATTTTGATGGAGAAAAAGAACGTTACTTTTTGAAACGTTTTCTGGTTGAAACTGAAAATAAAGAAGAAAGTTTTATTACAGATCACCCAAATTCTCAATTAGAAATTGTTTCAACTGATTACCGTCCGGTAGCACAATTGGTTTTCACCAAAGTGAAAGGAGTTCAAAAAGACGATTTACATATAGATGTTGAAGATTTTATTGCTGTAAAAGGATTTAAAGCATTAGGAAATCAACTAACAGCTGATAAATTAAAACAAGTTAATTTGTTAGATCCGTTACCATTTGAAGAACCAGTTGAGGAAATTCCAGAAAAACCAGAATTATCTGAAGAAGATTCGGTTGGAACGGAACTTGATGATGATGGACAAATCGGAATGGTTTTAGAATAA
- a CDS encoding YihY/virulence factor BrkB family protein, whose protein sequence is MNDKNIISKSWYLLKNTFLEFNDDNAIKLSAALAYYTIFALPPLLIIIITICGVFFGEDAVTGQLYDQINELVGDSAAIQIQEAIKNAQLSGNNVLATIFGVVMLLIGASGVFAEIQSSINFIWGLRAKPNKGLKKFIQNRLMSFSMIVSVGFLMLVSLFVSTILDLMSARLKLYFPESTVYLFNAINLCIIFASITLLFAIIFKALPDGIIKWKDAFIGASCTAVLFMIGKFAIGFYLGSSTIASVYGAAGSVIIILVWVYYSAIILYFGAEFTKVYAKTYGGKIYPNEYSVEIKKEIFEIE, encoded by the coding sequence TTGAATGATAAAAATATAATATCCAAGTCATGGTATTTGTTGAAAAACACTTTCTTAGAGTTTAATGATGATAATGCTATAAAATTAAGCGCTGCATTAGCGTATTATACTATTTTTGCACTTCCTCCTTTATTGATTATAATCATTACTATTTGTGGGGTTTTCTTTGGAGAAGATGCTGTAACGGGACAGCTTTATGATCAGATAAATGAATTAGTAGGTGATAGTGCAGCAATACAAATTCAAGAAGCAATAAAAAATGCACAATTGTCTGGAAATAATGTTTTAGCAACAATTTTTGGAGTGGTTATGTTGTTAATTGGTGCTTCGGGAGTTTTTGCAGAAATACAAAGTTCTATTAATTTTATCTGGGGATTACGTGCAAAACCAAATAAAGGGCTTAAGAAGTTTATACAAAATAGATTGATGTCATTTTCAATGATAGTTTCAGTTGGCTTTTTAATGTTAGTGAGCCTTTTTGTGAGTACTATTTTGGATTTAATGAGTGCCCGATTGAAACTTTATTTCCCAGAGAGTACCGTTTATCTATTTAATGCAATAAATTTGTGTATTATTTTTGCAAGTATCACTTTACTTTTTGCAATTATATTTAAAGCATTACCTGATGGAATAATAAAATGGAAAGATGCTTTTATTGGAGCGTCTTGCACGGCAGTACTTTTTATGATAGGGAAATTTGCTATAGGATTTTATTTAGGTAGCTCTACGATTGCATCTGTTTATGGAGCAGCAGGCTCAGTAATAATAATTTTAGTGTGGGTCTATTATTCGGCAATTATTCTGTATTTTGGAGCTGAATTTACTAAGGTCTATGCTAAGACATATGGAGGTAAAATATACCCTAACGAATATTCGGTAGAAATAAAAAAAGAAATTTTTGAGATAGAATAA
- the ychF gene encoding redox-regulated ATPase YchF, protein MKAGIVGLPNVGKSTLFNCLSNAKAQSANFPFCTIEPNIGVVNVPDPRIEKLEELVKPERVQMATVDIVDIAGLVKGASKGEGLGNQFLGNIRECNAIIHVLRCFDNDNIVHVDGNVNPIRDKETIDIELQLKDLETVEKRLEKVNRAAKTGNKEAQTEKALLDRIRESLLQAKSARTIVPQSNDEEVLMESFQLITAKPVLYVCNVDENSAVSGNKYVDQVRELVKDEDAEVIVLSVGAEADITELESYEERQVFLEDMGLQEPGASVLIRAAYKLLKQQTYFTAGVKEVRAWTINIGATAPQAAGVIHTDFEKGFIRAEVISYEDFVHYGSEAKAKEAGKFKVEGKEYIVKDGDVMHFRFNV, encoded by the coding sequence ATGAAAGCAGGAATTGTAGGATTGCCAAATGTTGGAAAATCAACATTATTTAATTGTTTGTCAAATGCAAAGGCACAAAGTGCAAACTTTCCTTTTTGTACAATTGAACCAAATATTGGTGTTGTAAACGTACCAGATCCAAGAATTGAAAAATTAGAAGAATTGGTAAAACCAGAGCGTGTTCAAATGGCAACTGTAGATATCGTTGATATTGCAGGTTTGGTAAAAGGAGCAAGTAAAGGAGAAGGATTAGGAAATCAATTTTTAGGAAATATCAGAGAGTGTAACGCGATTATTCACGTTTTACGTTGTTTTGATAATGATAATATTGTTCACGTAGATGGAAATGTAAACCCAATTCGTGACAAAGAAACAATCGATATTGAGTTGCAATTAAAAGATTTAGAAACTGTTGAAAAACGTTTAGAAAAAGTAAATCGTGCAGCTAAAACTGGAAATAAAGAGGCACAAACTGAAAAAGCTCTTTTAGACAGAATCAGAGAATCATTATTACAAGCTAAGTCGGCTCGTACTATTGTACCTCAAAGTAATGACGAAGAGGTTTTAATGGAATCTTTTCAGTTGATTACTGCAAAGCCAGTATTGTACGTTTGTAATGTTGATGAGAATTCAGCAGTAAGCGGAAACAAATATGTAGATCAGGTTCGTGAGTTAGTAAAAGACGAAGATGCAGAGGTTATTGTACTTTCAGTAGGAGCAGAGGCTGATATTACGGAATTAGAAAGCTACGAAGAGCGTCAGGTTTTCCTTGAAGATATGGGATTGCAAGAGCCAGGAGCATCAGTTTTAATTCGTGCGGCTTATAAATTATTGAAGCAACAAACGTATTTTACAGCAGGTGTAAAAGAAGTTCGTGCTTGGACTATTAATATTGGAGCAACTGCACCACAAGCAGCAGGAGTTATTCATACTGATTTTGAAAAAGGATTTATTCGTGCCGAAGTAATTTCATACGAAGATTTCGTACACTACGGTTCAGAGGCTAAAGCCAAAGAAGCTGGGAAATTTAAAGTAGAAGGAAAAGAATATATAGTAAAAGATGGAGATGTAATGCACTTCCGTTTTAACGTATAA